The following proteins are co-located in the Gorilla gorilla gorilla isolate KB3781 chromosome 18, NHGRI_mGorGor1-v2.1_pri, whole genome shotgun sequence genome:
- the CD2BP2 gene encoding CD2 antigen cytoplasmic tail-binding protein 2 isoform X1 translates to MPKRKVTFQGVGDEEDEDEIIVPKKKLVDPVAGSGGPGSRFKGKHSLDSDEDDDDDDGGSSKYDILASEDVEGQEAATLPSEGGVRITPFNLQEEMEEGHFDADGNYFLNRDAQIRDSWLDNIDWVKIRERPPGQRQASDSEEEDGLGQTPMSAQALLEGLLELLLPRETVAGALRRLGARGGGKGSKGPGRPSSPQRLDRLSGLADQMVARGNLGVYQETRERLAMRLKGLGCQTLGPHNPTPPPSLDMFAEEVAEEELETPTPTQRGEAESRGDGLVDVMWEYKWENTGDAELYGPFTSAQMQPPEDRAPEVDLLGPEGPGHREDIGTLLGVSMEPSYSRFTLSSSLDAGQKWDEWPKTEIPKVLRASVFPNLAFFYPCRRSHSPSVKCKLSGQVWAKCALYWHREGQ, encoded by the exons ATGCCAAAGAGGAAAGTGACCTTCCAAGGCGTGGGAGATGAGGAGGATGAGGATGAAATCATTGTCCCCAAGAAGAAG CTGGTGGACCCTGTGGCTGGGTCAGGGGGTCCTGGGAGCCGCTTTAAAGGCAAACACTCTTTGGATAgcgatgaggatgatgatgatgatgatggggggtCCAGCAAATATGACATCTTGGCCTCAGAGGATGTAGAAG GTCAGGAGGCAGCCACACTCCCCAGCGAGGGAGGTGTTCGGATCACACCCTTTAACCTgcaggaggagatggaggaaggcCACTTTGATGCCGATGGCAACTACTTCCTGAACCGGGATGCTCAGATCCGAGACAGCTGGCTGGACAACATTGACTGG GTGAAGATCCGAGAGCGGCCACCTGGCCAGCGCCAGGCCTCAGACTCGGAGGAGGAGGACGGCTTGGGCCAGACCCCAATGAGTGCCCAAGCCCTCTTGGAGGGACTTTTGGAGCTCCTATTGCCTAGAGAGACAGTGGCTGGGGCACTGAGGCGTCTGGGGGCCCGAGGAGGAGGCAAAGGGAGCAAGGGGCCTGGGCGACCCAGTTCCCCTCAGCGCCTGGACCGGCTCTCCGGGTTGGCCGACCAGATGGTGGCCCGGGGCAACCTTGGTGTGTACCAGGAAACAAGGGAACGGTTGGCTATGCGTCTGAAGGGTTTGGGGTGTCAGACCCTAGGACCCCACAATcccacacccccaccctcccTGGACATGTTCGCTGAGGAGGTGGCGGAGGAGGAACTGGAGACCCCAACCCCTACCCAGAGAGGAG AAGCAGAGTCGCGGGGAGATGGTCTGGTGGATGTGATGTGGGAGTATAAGTGGGAGAACACGGGGGATGCCGAGCTGTATGGGCCCTTCACCAGCGCCCAGATGCAG CCACCAGAGGATAGAGCCCCAGAAGTGGATCTTTTAGGCCCAGAAGGACCAGGGCATCGAGAAGACATTGGGACCCTGTTGGGGGTGAGCATGGAACCCTCTTACTCTCGCTTCACCCTCTCAAGCTCCTTAGATGCTGGGCAGAAGTGGGATGAGTGGCCCAAGACCGAGATCCCTAAGGTTCTGAGAGCCAGTGTCTTCCCTAATCTGGCTTTCTTCTATCCTTGCCGTCGTTCCCACAGCCCTTCAGTGAAGTGCAAACTCAGTGGCCAAGTGTGGGCCAAGTGTGCATTGTACTGGCACAGAGAGGGGCAGTGA
- the CD2BP2 gene encoding CD2 antigen cytoplasmic tail-binding protein 2 isoform X2, with amino-acid sequence MPKRKVTFQGVGDEEDEDEIIVPKKKLVDPVAGSGGPGSRFKGKHSLDSDEDDDDDDGGSSKYDILASEDVEGQEAATLPSEGGVRITPFNLQEEMEEGHFDADGNYFLNRDAQIRDSWLDNIDWVKIRERPPGQRQASDSEEEDGLGQTPMSAQALLEGLLELLLPRETVAGALRRLGARGGGKGSKGPGRPSSPQRLDRLSGLADQMVARGNLGVYQETRERLAMRLKGLGCQTLGPHNPTPPPSLDMFAEEVAEEELETPTPTQRGEAESRGDGLVDVMWEYKWENTGDAELYGPFTSAQMQTWVSEGYFPDGVYCRKLDPPGGQFYNSKRIDFDLYT; translated from the exons ATGCCAAAGAGGAAAGTGACCTTCCAAGGCGTGGGAGATGAGGAGGATGAGGATGAAATCATTGTCCCCAAGAAGAAG CTGGTGGACCCTGTGGCTGGGTCAGGGGGTCCTGGGAGCCGCTTTAAAGGCAAACACTCTTTGGATAgcgatgaggatgatgatgatgatgatggggggtCCAGCAAATATGACATCTTGGCCTCAGAGGATGTAGAAG GTCAGGAGGCAGCCACACTCCCCAGCGAGGGAGGTGTTCGGATCACACCCTTTAACCTgcaggaggagatggaggaaggcCACTTTGATGCCGATGGCAACTACTTCCTGAACCGGGATGCTCAGATCCGAGACAGCTGGCTGGACAACATTGACTGG GTGAAGATCCGAGAGCGGCCACCTGGCCAGCGCCAGGCCTCAGACTCGGAGGAGGAGGACGGCTTGGGCCAGACCCCAATGAGTGCCCAAGCCCTCTTGGAGGGACTTTTGGAGCTCCTATTGCCTAGAGAGACAGTGGCTGGGGCACTGAGGCGTCTGGGGGCCCGAGGAGGAGGCAAAGGGAGCAAGGGGCCTGGGCGACCCAGTTCCCCTCAGCGCCTGGACCGGCTCTCCGGGTTGGCCGACCAGATGGTGGCCCGGGGCAACCTTGGTGTGTACCAGGAAACAAGGGAACGGTTGGCTATGCGTCTGAAGGGTTTGGGGTGTCAGACCCTAGGACCCCACAATcccacacccccaccctcccTGGACATGTTCGCTGAGGAGGTGGCGGAGGAGGAACTGGAGACCCCAACCCCTACCCAGAGAGGAG AAGCAGAGTCGCGGGGAGATGGTCTGGTGGATGTGATGTGGGAGTATAAGTGGGAGAACACGGGGGATGCCGAGCTGTATGGGCCCTTCACCAGCGCCCAGATGCAG ACCTGGGTGAGTGAAGGCTACTTCCCGGACGGTGTTTATTGCCGGAAGCTGGACCCCCCTGGTGGTCAGTTCTACAACTCCAAACGCATTGACTTTGACCTCTACACCTGA
- the TBC1D10B gene encoding TBC1 domain family member 10B isoform X1, which translates to METGPAPLVAPPRRHGAPAAPSPPPRGSRAGPVVVVAPGPPVTTATSAPVTLVAPGEARPAWVPGSAQTSAPAPAPAPAVTDSTVVVLTLEASPEAPKPQLPSGPESPEPAAVAGVETSRALAAGADSPKTEEARPSPAPGPGIPTGTPTRTPSRTAPGALTAKPPLAPKPGTTVASGVTARSASGQVTGGHGAAAATSASAGQAPEDPSGPGTGPSGTCEAPVAVVTVTPAPEPAENSQDLGSTSSLGPGISGPRGQAPDTLSYLDSVSLMSGTLESLADDVSSMGSDSEINGLALRKTDKYGFLGGSQYSGSLESSIPVDVARQRELKWLDMFSNWDKWLSRRFQKVKLRCRKGIPSSLRAKAWQYLSNSKELLEQNPGKFEELERAPGDPKWLDVIEKDLHRQFPFHEMFAARGGHGQQDLYRILKAYTIYRPDEGYCQAQAPVAAVLLMHMPAEQAFWCLVQICDKYLPGYYSAGLEAIQLDGEIFFALLRRASPLAHRHLRRQRIDPVLYMTEWFMCIFARTLPWASVLRVWDMFFCEGVKIIFRVALVLLRHTLGSVEKLRSCQGMYETMEQLRNLPQQCMQEDFLVHEVTNLPVTEALIERENAAQLKKWRETRGELQYRPSRRLHGSRAIHEERRRQQPPLGPSSSLLSLPGLKSRGSRAAGGAPSPPPPIRRASAGPAPGPVVTAEGLHPSLPSPTGNSTPLGSSKETRKQEKERQKQEKERQKQEKEREKERQKQEKEREKQEKEREKQEKERQKQEKERQKQEKKAQGRKLSLRRKADGPPGPHDGGERPSAEARQDAYF; encoded by the exons ATGGAGACGGGCCCGGCGCCCCTGGTGGCCCCGCCGCGCCGTCATGGCGCCCCCGCGGCACCCTCGCCGCCGCCCCGGGGTTCCCGGGCCGGGCCCGTCGTGGTGGTGGCTCCGGGACCTCCAGTGACTACGGCCACTTCGGCCCCCGTCACCCTGGTGGCCCCCGGGGAGGCGCGGCCCGCCTGGGTCCCGGGGTCGGCCCAGACCTCTGCTCCGGCTCCGGCCCCAGCCCCGGCTGTCACGGACAGCACGGTGGTGGTGCTGACCCTGGAGGCCTCGCCCGAAGCCCCAAAGCCGCAGCTCCCCTCCGGCCCGGAATCCCCAGAGCCCGCGGCGGTGGCTGGAGTTGAGACATCGAGGGCTCTGGCCGCAGGGGCAGACTCTCCGAAGACAGAGGAGGCTCGACCCTCACCCGCCCCAGGACCAGGGATCCCCACCGGGACCCCTACCAGGACCCCTTCCAGAACGGCTCCTGGTGCCCTGACCGCCAAACCCCCGCTTGCCCCCAAGCCGGGAACCACAGTGGCCTCAGGAGTGACTGCACGGAGTGCATCAGGACAAGTGACAGGTGGGCATGGAGCTGCCgcagcaacatcagcatcagcAGGACAGGCTCCTGAGGACCCCTCAGGCCCTGGCACAGGCCCCTCTGGGACTTGTGAGGCTCCGGTAGCTGTCGTGACCGTGACCCCAGCTCCGGAGCCTGCTGAAAACTCTCAAGACCTGGGCTCCACGTCCAGCCTGGGACCTGGCATCTCTGGGCCTCGAGGGCAGGCCCCGGACACGCTGAGTTACTTGGACTCCGTGAGCCTCATGTCTGGGACCTTGGAGTCCTTGGCGGATGATGTGAGCTCCATGGGCTCAGATTCAGAGATAAACGGGCTGGCCCTGCGCAAGACGGACAAGTATGGCTTCCTTGGGGGCAGCCAGTACTCGGGCAGCCT AGAGAGCTCCATTCCCGTGGACGTGGCTCGGCAGCGGGAGCTCAAATGGCTGGACATGTTCAGTAACTGGGATAAGTGGCTGTCACGGCGATTCCAGAAG GTGAAGCTGCGCTGCCGGAAGGGGATCCCCTCCTCTCTCAGAGCCAAGGCCTGGCAGTACCTGTCTAATAGCAAGGAACTTCTGGAGCAGAACCCAGGAAAGTTTGAG GAGCTGGAACGGGCTCCTGGGGACCCCAAGTGGCTGGATGTGATTGAGAAGGACCTGCACCGCCAGTTCCCTTTCCACGAGATGTTTGCTGCTCGAGGGGGGCATGG gCAACAGGACCTGTACCGAATCCTGAAGGCCTACACCATCTACCGGCCTGACGAGGGTTACTGCCAGGCCCAGGCCCCCGTGGCTGCGGTCCTGCTCATGCACATGCCTGCGGAG CAAGCCTTTTGGTGCCTGGTGCAGATCTGCGACAAGTACCTCCCAGGTTACTACAGTGCAGGGCTG GAGGCCATTCAGCTGGACGGGGAGATCTTTTTTGCACTCCTGCGCCGGGCCTCCCCGCTGGCGCATCGCCACCTGCGGCGGCAGCGCATTGACCCTGTGCTCTACATGACGGAGTGGTTCATGTGCATCTTCGCCCGCACCCTGCCCTGGGCGTCGGTGCTGCGTGTCTGGGACATGTTTTTCTGTGAAG GCGTTAAGATCATCTTCCGGGTGGCCCTGGTCCTGCTGCGCCACACGCTGGGCTCGGTGGAGAAGCTGCGCTCCTGCCAAGGCATGTATGAGACCATGGAGCAGCTGCGTAACCTGCCCCAGCAGTGCATGCAGGAAGACTTCCTGGTGCATGAG GTGACCAATCTGCCGGTGACAGAAGCACTGATTGAGCGGGAGAATGCAGCCCAGCTCAAGAAGTGGCGGGAAACGCGGGGGGAGCTGCAGTATCGGCCCTCACGGCGACTGCATGGGTCCCGGGCCATCCACGAGGAGCGCCGGCGGCAACAGCCACCCCTgggcccctcctccagcctcctcagcctccctggcctcAAGAGCCGAGGCTCCCGGGCAGCTGGAGGGGCCCCGTCCCCACCGCCCCCCATCCGCAGAGCCAGTGCTGGGCCTGCCCCAGGGCCTGTGGTCACTGCTGAGGGACTGCATCCATCCCTTCCCTCACCCACTGGCAATAGCACCCCCTTGGGTTCCAGCAAGGAGACCCGGAAGCAGGAGAAAGAGCGGCAGAAACAGGAGAAGGAGCGGCAGAAACAGGAGAAGGAGCGGGAGAAGGAGCggcagaagcaggagaaagagCGAGAGAAGCAGGAAAAGGAGCGAGAGAAGCAGGAGAAGGAGCggcagaagcaggagaaggaGCGGCAGAAGCAGGAGAAGAAGGCTCAAGGCCGGAAGCTTTCGCTGCGTCGAAAGGCAGATGGGCCCCCAGGCCCCCATGATGGTGGGGAGAGGCCCTCAGCCGAGGCCCGGCAGGACGCTTACTTCTGA
- the TBC1D10B gene encoding TBC1 domain family member 10B isoform X2 — METGPAPLVAPPRRHGAPAAPSPPPRGSRAGPVVVVAPGPPVTTATSAPVTLVAPGEARPAWVPGSAQTSAPAPAPAPAVTDSTVVVLTLEASPEAPKPQLPSGPESPEPAAVAGVETSRALAAGADSPKTEEARPSPAPGPGIPTGTPTRTPSRTAPGALTAKPPLAPKPGTTVASGVTARSASGQVTGGHGAAAATSASAGQAPEDPSGPGTGPSGTCEAPVAVVTVTPAPEPAENSQDLGSTSSLGPGISGPRGQAPDTLSYLDSVSLMSGTLESLADDVSSMGSDSEINGLALRKTDKYGFLGGSQYSGSLQQDLYRILKAYTIYRPDEGYCQAQAPVAAVLLMHMPAEQAFWCLVQICDKYLPGYYSAGLEAIQLDGEIFFALLRRASPLAHRHLRRQRIDPVLYMTEWFMCIFARTLPWASVLRVWDMFFCEGVKIIFRVALVLLRHTLGSVEKLRSCQGMYETMEQLRNLPQQCMQEDFLVHEVTNLPVTEALIERENAAQLKKWRETRGELQYRPSRRLHGSRAIHEERRRQQPPLGPSSSLLSLPGLKSRGSRAAGGAPSPPPPIRRASAGPAPGPVVTAEGLHPSLPSPTGNSTPLGSSKETRKQEKERQKQEKERQKQEKEREKERQKQEKEREKQEKEREKQEKERQKQEKERQKQEKKAQGRKLSLRRKADGPPGPHDGGERPSAEARQDAYF; from the exons ATGGAGACGGGCCCGGCGCCCCTGGTGGCCCCGCCGCGCCGTCATGGCGCCCCCGCGGCACCCTCGCCGCCGCCCCGGGGTTCCCGGGCCGGGCCCGTCGTGGTGGTGGCTCCGGGACCTCCAGTGACTACGGCCACTTCGGCCCCCGTCACCCTGGTGGCCCCCGGGGAGGCGCGGCCCGCCTGGGTCCCGGGGTCGGCCCAGACCTCTGCTCCGGCTCCGGCCCCAGCCCCGGCTGTCACGGACAGCACGGTGGTGGTGCTGACCCTGGAGGCCTCGCCCGAAGCCCCAAAGCCGCAGCTCCCCTCCGGCCCGGAATCCCCAGAGCCCGCGGCGGTGGCTGGAGTTGAGACATCGAGGGCTCTGGCCGCAGGGGCAGACTCTCCGAAGACAGAGGAGGCTCGACCCTCACCCGCCCCAGGACCAGGGATCCCCACCGGGACCCCTACCAGGACCCCTTCCAGAACGGCTCCTGGTGCCCTGACCGCCAAACCCCCGCTTGCCCCCAAGCCGGGAACCACAGTGGCCTCAGGAGTGACTGCACGGAGTGCATCAGGACAAGTGACAGGTGGGCATGGAGCTGCCgcagcaacatcagcatcagcAGGACAGGCTCCTGAGGACCCCTCAGGCCCTGGCACAGGCCCCTCTGGGACTTGTGAGGCTCCGGTAGCTGTCGTGACCGTGACCCCAGCTCCGGAGCCTGCTGAAAACTCTCAAGACCTGGGCTCCACGTCCAGCCTGGGACCTGGCATCTCTGGGCCTCGAGGGCAGGCCCCGGACACGCTGAGTTACTTGGACTCCGTGAGCCTCATGTCTGGGACCTTGGAGTCCTTGGCGGATGATGTGAGCTCCATGGGCTCAGATTCAGAGATAAACGGGCTGGCCCTGCGCAAGACGGACAAGTATGGCTTCCTTGGGGGCAGCCAGTACTCGGGCAGCCT gCAACAGGACCTGTACCGAATCCTGAAGGCCTACACCATCTACCGGCCTGACGAGGGTTACTGCCAGGCCCAGGCCCCCGTGGCTGCGGTCCTGCTCATGCACATGCCTGCGGAG CAAGCCTTTTGGTGCCTGGTGCAGATCTGCGACAAGTACCTCCCAGGTTACTACAGTGCAGGGCTG GAGGCCATTCAGCTGGACGGGGAGATCTTTTTTGCACTCCTGCGCCGGGCCTCCCCGCTGGCGCATCGCCACCTGCGGCGGCAGCGCATTGACCCTGTGCTCTACATGACGGAGTGGTTCATGTGCATCTTCGCCCGCACCCTGCCCTGGGCGTCGGTGCTGCGTGTCTGGGACATGTTTTTCTGTGAAG GCGTTAAGATCATCTTCCGGGTGGCCCTGGTCCTGCTGCGCCACACGCTGGGCTCGGTGGAGAAGCTGCGCTCCTGCCAAGGCATGTATGAGACCATGGAGCAGCTGCGTAACCTGCCCCAGCAGTGCATGCAGGAAGACTTCCTGGTGCATGAG GTGACCAATCTGCCGGTGACAGAAGCACTGATTGAGCGGGAGAATGCAGCCCAGCTCAAGAAGTGGCGGGAAACGCGGGGGGAGCTGCAGTATCGGCCCTCACGGCGACTGCATGGGTCCCGGGCCATCCACGAGGAGCGCCGGCGGCAACAGCCACCCCTgggcccctcctccagcctcctcagcctccctggcctcAAGAGCCGAGGCTCCCGGGCAGCTGGAGGGGCCCCGTCCCCACCGCCCCCCATCCGCAGAGCCAGTGCTGGGCCTGCCCCAGGGCCTGTGGTCACTGCTGAGGGACTGCATCCATCCCTTCCCTCACCCACTGGCAATAGCACCCCCTTGGGTTCCAGCAAGGAGACCCGGAAGCAGGAGAAAGAGCGGCAGAAACAGGAGAAGGAGCGGCAGAAACAGGAGAAGGAGCGGGAGAAGGAGCggcagaagcaggagaaagagCGAGAGAAGCAGGAAAAGGAGCGAGAGAAGCAGGAGAAGGAGCggcagaagcaggagaaggaGCGGCAGAAGCAGGAGAAGAAGGCTCAAGGCCGGAAGCTTTCGCTGCGTCGAAAGGCAGATGGGCCCCCAGGCCCCCATGATGGTGGGGAGAGGCCCTCAGCCGAGGCCCGGCAGGACGCTTACTTCTGA